In the Chroococcidiopsis sp. SAG 2025 genome, one interval contains:
- a CDS encoding ABC transporter ATP-binding protein — MAEPIIELKGVSKSFGSNLVLDRVDLTIYKGEALAIIGPSGTGKSTILRLLAGLLAPDEGEIYVKGQMREGLIEDKADPIGIGMVFQQAALFDSLTVEENVGFFLYQHSRLSRQRIRELVNRSLEMVGLPGIGDRYPAELSGGMRKRVSFARAIISNPDNPKARSEVLLYDEPTAGLDPIASTVIEDLIRQLQCLTGVCNTYAIVTHQDSTIRRTADRIIFLYQGKFQWEGTVDDVNKTDHPMVRQFFSGKVEGPIQVIG, encoded by the coding sequence ATGGCTGAGCCAATAATCGAACTTAAGGGTGTAAGTAAATCATTTGGTAGCAACCTGGTTTTAGATCGAGTCGATCTGACGATCTATAAGGGAGAAGCTTTAGCCATTATCGGTCCTTCCGGTACGGGAAAATCGACAATTCTCCGGTTGTTGGCGGGATTACTAGCTCCTGACGAGGGAGAAATTTACGTCAAAGGACAGATGCGAGAAGGCTTAATTGAAGATAAAGCAGACCCAATCGGGATTGGGATGGTGTTTCAACAAGCGGCTTTGTTTGACTCGCTGACGGTAGAAGAAAATGTCGGCTTTTTCTTATACCAACACAGCCGCCTATCGCGCCAGCGGATTCGAGAATTAGTCAACCGTAGCTTAGAGATGGTGGGTTTACCAGGAATAGGCGATCGCTATCCGGCAGAGTTATCGGGAGGGATGCGTAAGCGGGTGAGTTTTGCCCGCGCGATTATTTCTAACCCCGACAACCCCAAAGCTCGATCGGAAGTTTTACTTTATGACGAACCGACGGCGGGACTCGATCCAATTGCTTCGACTGTGATTGAAGACTTGATTCGTCAGTTGCAATGCTTGACAGGAGTTTGTAACACCTACGCGATCGTCACCCATCAAGACAGTACCATCCGCCGTACAGCCGATCGCATTATTTTTCTCTATCAAGGTAAATTTCAGTGGGAGGGAACGGTAGACGATGTTAACAAAACGGATCATCCAATGGTGCGGCAGTTTTTCAGTGGCAAAGTCGAAGGACCAATTCAGGTAATTGGTTAG
- a CDS encoding NAD(P)/FAD-dependent oxidoreductase — MNDRNIDVIVIGSGIGGLTAAALLSRYGKRVTVCESHTIAGGAAHSFSRQGFHFDSGPSFYCGLNDSHSRNPLRQVLNVLEETLPAIPYDPLGHYHFPEGTLPVYSQQERYLEAVRQFTPQGSKELERFIQRLLPLYDTLQGIPTILLRADWQLIPVLMGRCLPSLAKMLPHLGLVQSSVGQVMDREVGDRWVRRLIDLECFLLSGLKAHGTITPEVAFMLGERSRAGVEYPIGGSGAIVDALVRGLKRWGGELRLGCHVEQILVESGRVKGVRLRRGEILNAPIVISNASIWDTYGKLLQPEDLPASYRQTALATPAVDSFMHLHLGIQAEGLDKLTGHHVVVHDAEQDITTPGNTCMISIPTVWDASLAPPGHHVVHAYTLEPHEHWQRDNGYQERKKERSQSLYRALERVIPDIRQRIVLELIGTPLTHAHYLRRYQGTYGAAIAAGQGMFPSTHTPISGLYRVGDSTMPGIGVPAVAASGILCANTLVQPQQTAELLNNQ; from the coding sequence ATGAACGATCGCAATATAGATGTCATTGTCATCGGTAGTGGAATCGGCGGCTTGACTGCCGCTGCTTTATTATCTCGATATGGCAAAAGAGTCACTGTCTGTGAAAGTCATACCATAGCCGGGGGTGCAGCCCATAGTTTCTCTCGCCAGGGATTTCATTTCGATTCCGGTCCCTCCTTCTACTGCGGTTTAAACGACTCCCACAGCCGCAACCCCCTGCGTCAAGTCTTGAATGTTTTAGAAGAAACTCTCCCAGCCATACCTTACGATCCTTTGGGACACTACCATTTTCCCGAAGGAACTTTACCTGTTTACAGCCAACAGGAACGCTACCTAGAAGCAGTAAGGCAATTTACCCCTCAAGGATCGAAAGAATTAGAGCGATTTATTCAGCGCTTGCTACCCTTGTACGACACTTTACAGGGCATTCCCACAATATTATTACGAGCTGATTGGCAACTGATACCCGTTCTTATGGGGCGTTGCTTGCCCTCATTAGCCAAAATGTTACCCCATTTGGGTTTAGTCCAAAGCTCGGTGGGACAAGTCATGGATCGAGAAGTGGGCGATCGCTGGGTGAGGCGACTGATTGACTTAGAATGTTTCCTACTATCGGGGTTAAAAGCACATGGCACGATCACCCCAGAAGTTGCTTTTATGTTAGGCGAACGCTCTCGTGCTGGGGTAGAGTATCCAATTGGGGGTAGTGGGGCGATCGTCGATGCTTTAGTTCGCGGGTTGAAACGCTGGGGTGGCGAGTTGCGTTTGGGTTGTCATGTCGAGCAAATTTTAGTAGAGTCTGGCAGAGTTAAGGGCGTGCGCTTGCGGCGGGGGGAAATCCTCAATGCACCAATTGTTATTTCCAACGCTTCGATTTGGGATACCTACGGCAAATTATTACAGCCAGAAGATTTACCCGCATCCTATCGGCAAACAGCGTTAGCTACGCCAGCTGTAGATAGTTTCATGCACCTGCATTTGGGGATTCAAGCTGAGGGATTGGACAAATTAACCGGACATCATGTTGTCGTCCACGATGCAGAACAAGATATTACGACTCCTGGTAACACCTGCATGATCTCCATTCCTACAGTATGGGATGCAAGTCTTGCACCCCCAGGACATCATGTGGTTCATGCTTATACTTTGGAACCGCACGAACATTGGCAGCGAGATAACGGCTATCAGGAACGGAAAAAAGAGCGATCTCAATCTCTATATCGCGCTTTAGAAAGAGTTATTCCAGATATTAGACAAAGAATTGTCTTAGAACTGATCGGTACACCGCTAACTCACGCTCATTATTTACGACGTTACCAGGGAACTTATGGAGCTGCGATCGCGGCTGGTCAAGGTATGTTTCCCAGTACTCACACTCCGATTTCTGGATTATATCGCGTTGGTGATAGTACCATGCCTGGGATTGGCGTACCTGCTGTCGCCGCTTCGGGAATTTTGTGTGCCAATACTCTAGTTCAACCGCAGCAGACAGCAGAATTGCTGAATAATCAGTAA
- a CDS encoding flavin monoamine oxidase family protein yields the protein MRRRDFITRLAASAGTTYAVMQALDLIEKPATAQKSPFQLQRRGGSKSIIILGAGLAGMTCAYELSKVGYQCKILEARERSGGRCWTVRTGDKFTDTLGQTQTIGFDRGLYFNPGPARIPYYHVTIDYCKELGVPLEVIVNLSRQQYIYRENAGSLSGRKVHAREAIADMRGYISELLAKAISKDAVDAPLTVEDKEKMIEFLRTYGGLNPDLFYKGSSRRGYSTYQGAGDAPGVVDDPYDLSALLELGFAGNEAAEFGFNQQMTMFEPIGGMDAIAKAFEKQVGRFITYGAVVTEIRKTPDGVQILYKDKSGNVKQETADYCICNIPLSVLKDIPSDLAPDMKEAIASVEYAVTGKSALQFNRRFWEDDEDIFGGITQTDQDITQIWYPSTGYLSQKGVVLGYYNFGSTAEKVGTLAPTDRVALALEQGSKIHPQYNNHFENHYGSVKAQSVVN from the coding sequence GTGAGAAGAAGAGACTTTATCACGAGGCTTGCTGCGTCTGCTGGGACGACCTATGCAGTCATGCAGGCTTTGGATTTGATCGAAAAACCAGCAACAGCACAAAAATCACCGTTTCAACTTCAACGTCGAGGAGGTAGTAAAAGTATTATCATTCTCGGTGCTGGTTTGGCTGGCATGACGTGTGCTTATGAATTGAGCAAAGTCGGCTACCAATGCAAAATTTTAGAAGCCAGAGAACGTTCAGGGGGTCGTTGCTGGACAGTTCGCACTGGAGATAAATTCACCGATACTTTAGGTCAGACGCAGACGATCGGATTCGATCGCGGACTGTACTTCAACCCCGGTCCCGCTCGGATTCCCTATTATCACGTCACGATCGACTATTGCAAAGAACTAGGCGTTCCGTTAGAAGTCATAGTCAACCTCAGCCGCCAGCAATATATTTACCGTGAAAATGCAGGTTCGTTATCCGGTCGCAAGGTTCACGCTCGCGAAGCGATCGCCGATATGCGGGGATACATTTCCGAACTCTTAGCGAAGGCGATTAGCAAAGATGCCGTAGATGCACCTCTGACGGTAGAAGACAAGGAGAAAATGATTGAATTTCTCCGTACCTACGGTGGTTTAAACCCAGACTTGTTTTACAAAGGTTCCAGCCGACGGGGATACTCGACATATCAAGGAGCGGGTGATGCACCTGGAGTCGTTGACGATCCTTACGACCTGAGTGCGTTATTGGAATTAGGATTTGCTGGGAACGAAGCTGCTGAATTTGGCTTCAACCAGCAAATGACCATGTTTGAACCGATAGGCGGAATGGATGCGATCGCCAAAGCTTTTGAAAAGCAAGTGGGACGATTCATTACTTACGGTGCAGTGGTGACAGAAATTCGCAAGACTCCCGATGGCGTGCAAATTTTGTACAAAGACAAATCGGGTAATGTCAAGCAAGAAACAGCCGACTACTGCATCTGTAATATTCCTCTATCAGTACTGAAAGATATTCCCTCTGATTTGGCTCCCGACATGAAAGAAGCGATCGCCAGCGTGGAATATGCCGTTACGGGGAAAAGTGCGTTACAGTTCAACCGCCGTTTCTGGGAAGATGACGAAGACATCTTTGGTGGTATCACTCAAACTGACCAGGACATCACTCAGATCTGGTATCCCTCAACAGGTTATCTGTCTCAAAAAGGCGTAGTCTTGGGCTACTACAATTTTGGTTCAACAGCAGAGAAAGTAGGAACCCTCGCCCCCACAGACCGCGTAGCCTTAGCATTGGAACAAGGCAGTAAGATTCACCCGCAATACAACAACCATTTTGAGAACCACTACGGTTCAGTTAAGGCTCAAAGTGTTGTAAATTAA
- a CDS encoding FAD-dependent oxidoreductase, whose product MPYSKGGWAEYTTDVRTTYYPRLNQPDANIYLCGEHLSYLTGWMAGAFESARLVSKQIVAL is encoded by the coding sequence GTGCCTTATAGCAAAGGTGGATGGGCGGAGTACACCACTGATGTCAGAACAACATACTATCCACGACTGAATCAACCAGACGCTAACATCTATCTGTGCGGCGAACATCTCAGTTATCTGACAGGTTGGATGGCTGGTGCTTTTGAATCTGCTCGTCTCGTCTCAAAACAGATTGTGGCTCTATGA
- a CDS encoding RidA family protein, with the protein MKRFINQFQLGKVSVWLLAIVCASLIGLQIFGIHLQAVAKPTSPEKVVFYGTPTSSIASAVAVPEDQAYYWTSGTVPPVINPDAPLRTRDRYGDTKTQAIGILERIQALLADVNLKLSDVVYLRVYLVADPAMDNQVDYQGWFDAYAQFFNNPENPVKTARSTLAVAGLVDPGWLIEIEAVAVYPKH; encoded by the coding sequence ATGAAACGCTTCATCAATCAATTTCAACTTGGAAAGGTTAGTGTTTGGTTATTAGCAATTGTTTGTGCTAGCTTAATTGGTCTGCAAATATTTGGGATTCATCTTCAAGCTGTAGCCAAACCAACTTCACCAGAAAAAGTCGTTTTTTACGGTACGCCAACATCTTCAATTGCTTCAGCCGTCGCCGTACCGGAAGACCAAGCTTACTATTGGACGAGTGGCACAGTCCCACCAGTCATTAATCCCGATGCTCCACTGCGGACGCGCGATCGCTATGGCGATACGAAAACTCAGGCGATCGGTATTCTAGAACGAATTCAAGCTTTGTTGGCAGATGTGAACCTGAAATTATCTGATGTGGTCTATCTGCGCGTTTACCTAGTGGCAGATCCCGCAATGGATAATCAAGTCGATTACCAGGGATGGTTTGATGCTTACGCTCAATTTTTCAACAATCCAGAAAACCCAGTCAAAACAGCCCGTTCTACCCTAGCTGTGGCTGGTTTGGTCGATCCTGGTTGGTTAATTGAAATTGAAGCCGTCGCCGTTTATCCCAAACATTAA
- a CDS encoding caspase family protein codes for MARVALLIGVSDYGPGFNWLPGVGKDLVAMQRVLQHPEMGGFTEVEVLKNPDPLTMQVAIATLFNAQTRQPDDLVLLYFSGHYVSDRYGRFYFPTRLTCKNPNGELVAPTAIPAHLVKNIMNDSPAEQQVVILDCCADNSIVVDEWTQNPMMGNLQQQLGGIGRVILTAGNTATECSHKGFELSTYTHYLVEGIETGAADLDRDRAISVAEMHQYIRRRLGETSTNLAPNIHAFDDPQQICLAKATIRRTALWWLENATLNTAIVAHSKGTDDRVTDWEADRQSTVAVLTSEMQQKTVEDDLVQRQPKSWLGAVTLTVLAILGIAYGATRWQDLRQLSMSETIAADTTYNHQVPTVLEHVNTVWSLAFSPDSQILASCGNDRAIKLWSLKTGELIRTIPDAHAGAIWSVAIDPGGDKLISGSSDRTIKVWNLQTGEPIRTLRGHTDAVRAVAVSPDDKHIVSGSSDRTIKVWDLSTGVLLRTLSGHTSAVRAVAISPNGYTIVSGGADNLVRVWNLNTGQLLSTLQGHTSRVIAIAMSPDGNIVASGGNDNTIRLWNLQTGDLLHTLKGHSDHINSLAFRADGQVLISGAEDHSIKLWNPRSGELLNTLSKHDEDVYAVAVSPDGKTLASADKAGEIKLGQ; via the coding sequence ATGGCTAGAGTGGCATTGCTGATCGGCGTAAGCGATTACGGACCTGGTTTTAACTGGCTACCTGGGGTCGGAAAGGATTTGGTAGCAATGCAACGGGTCTTACAGCATCCAGAAATGGGTGGTTTTACAGAGGTAGAAGTCCTCAAAAATCCCGATCCGCTGACAATGCAAGTCGCGATCGCAACTTTATTTAACGCCCAGACACGCCAGCCGGATGACTTAGTATTGTTATATTTCTCCGGTCATTACGTCAGCGATCGCTATGGCAGATTTTACTTTCCCACTCGCTTAACTTGTAAAAATCCAAACGGAGAACTGGTTGCCCCAACTGCAATTCCAGCCCATCTAGTCAAAAATATCATGAATGACAGTCCGGCAGAGCAACAGGTGGTCATTCTCGATTGTTGCGCTGACAATTCTATTGTTGTAGATGAATGGACGCAAAATCCCATGATGGGCAATCTCCAACAGCAGTTAGGAGGAATAGGTAGGGTAATATTGACGGCTGGAAATACAGCAACAGAATGTTCTCATAAGGGATTTGAACTCTCAACATATACTCATTACTTAGTAGAAGGAATTGAAACTGGCGCAGCAGATTTAGATCGCGATCGCGCAATTTCTGTAGCAGAGATGCATCAGTATATTAGGAGAAGACTAGGAGAAACTTCGACAAATTTAGCACCAAATATACACGCATTTGACGATCCGCAGCAGATTTGTTTAGCTAAAGCGACCATTAGAAGAACAGCACTTTGGTGGTTGGAAAATGCAACGCTCAATACAGCGATCGTAGCTCATAGTAAAGGTACAGACGATCGAGTTACAGATTGGGAGGCAGACCGTCAGAGTACGGTAGCAGTTTTAACTAGCGAAATGCAGCAAAAAACGGTAGAAGACGATCTCGTTCAACGCCAACCAAAATCTTGGTTGGGGGCAGTTACACTGACAGTTTTGGCAATATTAGGGATAGCTTATGGTGCAACTCGCTGGCAAGATTTGCGCCAGCTATCCATGAGCGAAACTATTGCCGCAGACACGACATATAATCACCAAGTACCGACGGTACTCGAACATGTTAATACTGTTTGGTCGCTGGCTTTTAGTCCTGACAGTCAAATTTTAGCTAGCTGTGGTAACGATCGCGCAATTAAGTTGTGGAGTTTAAAAACTGGAGAATTAATTCGGACAATTCCTGATGCTCATGCAGGCGCAATTTGGTCGGTAGCGATCGATCCTGGCGGAGATAAATTAATTAGCGGTAGTAGCGATCGCACGATTAAAGTTTGGAATTTGCAAACCGGGGAACCGATCCGTACCTTGCGGGGACATACAGATGCAGTTCGTGCTGTGGCTGTGAGTCCCGATGACAAACATATTGTCAGCGGTAGTAGCGATCGCACGATTAAAGTTTGGGATTTAAGTACGGGAGTTTTACTGCGAACTTTGAGCGGACATACAAGTGCAGTTCGTGCCGTAGCAATTAGTCCTAATGGTTACACGATCGTCAGTGGTGGTGCAGACAATTTAGTCAGAGTTTGGAATTTAAACACGGGACAATTACTCAGCACGCTACAAGGGCATACTAGTCGAGTCATTGCGATCGCCATGAGTCCCGATGGAAATATAGTTGCAAGTGGTGGAAATGACAACACAATTAGACTGTGGAATTTACAAACTGGAGATTTATTACATACTTTGAAAGGGCATTCAGACCACATTAATTCTCTGGCTTTTCGAGCGGACGGACAAGTACTAATTAGCGGTGCAGAAGACCATTCCATCAAATTATGGAATCCACGATCGGGCGAGCTGCTCAATACTTTAAGCAAGCACGATGAAGATGTTTATGCAGTAGCTGTAAGTCCCGATGGTAAAACTCTTGCTAGCGCAGATAAAGCAGGGGAAATTAAACTGGGACAGTGA
- a CDS encoding glycoside hydrolase family 15 protein encodes MYKTAAQLPARLDYYYHQIKTIILSRQNPISGLLPASTAITAHGDYTDAWVRDNVYSILAVWGLALAYRKVDPDKGRTYELEHSVVKLMRGLLFAMMRQATKVESFKHSQAALDALHAKYNTQTGDIVVGDGEWGHLQLDATSLFLLMLAQMTASGLHIVYTIDEVNFVQNLVYYIGRTYRTPDFGIWERGNKINHGNAELNASSVGMAKAALEAMNGLDLFGVGGSQASVIHVLPDEIARARITLENLLPRESASKEVDAAVLSVIGYPAFAVEDRRLLERTRNDIITKLQGKYGCKRFLRDGHQTVLEDTNRLHYEPWELKQFEHIECEWPLFFTYLLLDGIFRGDRPQVQAYQEYLEKIVVERDGVKLLPELYYVPQENIAAERANPQTQTRLPNENVPLVWAQSLYFLGQMLSEGLVSIGDIDPLGKHLNIGRRQEAMVQIALLAEDEDLQAKLAVYGIETQTPSQVEPIQVRQAGELSTVYTQIGRNDKLGLTGRPIRRLRSLTTSRIFRIRDETVVFLPSFLDPQQFYLTLDYHFLVARLKSELAYIKHHWSDLGRPTVTLMLTHTMLETEKEALLPLMEELRSGVCNGVHVKLGRLQQLMLTAKTERIDFLHELNFTRLAVNKNAQRNYYLTFHPEKNLPLGITQEFQLECETNLSLLLGQLRASENLYEQIELLQTLYRLRGLDFDTSFGTGRVTVGNLLDEVYTKAGNLCLWTIVRRAAGLRRMIDVSLSDEVTSILVRQKQIAVGKSYSEASLITQPTSNHEIGEKIDQFCGEDIRDRVLTQEMLNYLGVLIRTEPHLFKGLLTLRVGYLILLITSELGQELGLTQDEAYEHLMQLSPFEVKMRLRQVLIGYEGMNQVLRQRESLHVKQPESDIEWVVLPETTDEGFVPLSGWQQQRHWNGSMNRVPQDFFQRVWRLMKHSKGVIIGDKLERRNRLDSELILAEMTSGEKNFALRVEHLLNKIEAPEYRQVNIETLMELAAICDRNPNLQIEEYIVLDVLIGHAVRLAWLERFPEKADRYDEFKASAWRAFYNSSPRECASAVVKAFRFLSEFGQSQAA; translated from the coding sequence ATGTATAAAACTGCCGCTCAGTTACCAGCGCGACTGGATTATTATTACCATCAGATTAAAACAATTATTTTATCTCGGCAAAATCCGATTTCTGGCTTGTTGCCTGCCAGTACTGCCATCACTGCCCACGGAGATTATACCGATGCCTGGGTACGAGATAACGTCTACAGTATTTTAGCGGTTTGGGGTCTGGCGCTAGCATATCGTAAAGTCGATCCCGACAAGGGACGCACATACGAACTAGAACACAGCGTTGTGAAGCTGATGCGAGGCTTGTTATTTGCGATGATGCGCCAAGCCACTAAAGTAGAAAGCTTCAAACACAGCCAAGCTGCCCTAGATGCCTTGCACGCCAAGTACAATACTCAAACGGGTGATATTGTCGTCGGCGATGGTGAATGGGGACATCTACAACTCGATGCCACTTCTCTATTTTTATTGATGCTGGCACAAATGACGGCTTCGGGGTTGCACATCGTCTACACCATCGACGAAGTAAACTTCGTGCAAAATTTGGTTTATTACATCGGACGCACCTACCGTACCCCAGACTTTGGGATTTGGGAACGGGGAAACAAAATCAATCACGGTAATGCTGAATTGAATGCTAGTTCTGTGGGAATGGCAAAAGCCGCCTTAGAAGCCATGAACGGACTAGATTTATTTGGAGTTGGCGGAAGTCAAGCATCGGTGATTCACGTTTTACCCGATGAAATTGCCCGCGCCCGCATTACGTTAGAAAATTTGTTACCGAGGGAATCTGCGTCTAAAGAAGTTGATGCAGCCGTATTAAGCGTTATCGGTTATCCTGCCTTTGCCGTAGAGGATCGACGCTTGCTAGAACGCACCCGCAATGACATTATTACTAAACTCCAAGGTAAATACGGTTGCAAGCGATTTTTACGTGACGGACATCAAACGGTGTTGGAAGACACCAACCGCCTGCATTACGAACCGTGGGAACTGAAGCAATTTGAACATATCGAATGCGAGTGGCCCTTATTTTTTACCTATTTGTTACTAGATGGAATATTTAGAGGCGATCGCCCCCAAGTTCAAGCATACCAGGAATACTTGGAAAAGATTGTCGTAGAACGAGACGGAGTGAAACTATTGCCAGAGTTGTACTACGTCCCGCAGGAAAACATTGCCGCAGAAAGGGCAAATCCCCAAACTCAAACTCGTCTACCAAATGAGAATGTCCCCTTAGTTTGGGCGCAAAGCCTGTATTTTCTCGGTCAAATGTTGAGTGAAGGGCTGGTATCAATTGGCGATATCGATCCTTTAGGAAAACATTTAAACATCGGTCGTCGCCAAGAAGCAATGGTACAAATTGCCTTACTTGCAGAAGATGAAGATTTACAAGCAAAACTAGCGGTTTACGGCATTGAAACCCAAACACCATCACAAGTAGAACCAATTCAAGTCCGCCAAGCCGGAGAACTATCAACTGTCTACACCCAAATTGGACGCAACGACAAATTAGGTTTGACAGGAAGACCAATTAGACGCTTGCGGAGTTTAACGACTTCGAGAATCTTTCGGATTCGCGATGAAACCGTGGTGTTTTTACCTTCTTTTCTCGATCCCCAACAATTTTACCTCACCCTCGATTACCACTTTCTAGTCGCACGACTCAAAAGTGAACTTGCATATATTAAACACCATTGGAGCGATTTAGGACGACCGACGGTAACGCTGATGTTAACCCATACCATGCTAGAAACGGAGAAAGAGGCGTTATTACCGTTGATGGAAGAACTCAGAAGCGGTGTTTGCAACGGCGTTCACGTTAAGCTGGGACGATTGCAACAGTTGATGCTAACGGCAAAAACAGAACGGATTGATTTCTTGCATGAGTTAAATTTTACGCGCTTAGCAGTTAACAAGAACGCACAACGCAACTATTACCTAACGTTTCACCCCGAAAAAAACCTACCTTTAGGGATTACTCAAGAATTTCAGCTAGAATGCGAAACCAATCTCAGTCTGTTGTTAGGACAATTACGGGCTTCAGAAAATCTCTACGAACAAATAGAGTTATTGCAGACATTGTATCGCTTGCGCGGCTTAGATTTTGATACTAGTTTTGGTACTGGACGAGTGACGGTTGGCAATTTATTGGATGAAGTTTATACCAAGGCGGGAAATCTGTGCTTGTGGACGATTGTACGCCGCGCCGCAGGACTGCGACGGATGATAGACGTGTCGCTTTCAGACGAGGTGACATCAATTCTAGTCAGGCAAAAACAAATTGCCGTAGGTAAGTCTTACAGCGAGGCTTCCTTAATTACCCAACCAACGTCCAATCACGAAATTGGCGAAAAAATCGACCAGTTTTGTGGTGAAGATATTCGCGATCGCGTTTTAACTCAAGAAATGCTTAACTATTTAGGGGTATTGATTCGTACTGAACCCCACTTATTTAAGGGATTACTGACATTGCGGGTTGGTTATTTAATTCTATTAATTACCAGCGAATTAGGACAAGAATTAGGGCTAACTCAAGATGAAGCCTACGAACATTTGATGCAACTATCCCCATTTGAAGTGAAAATGCGCCTGCGCCAAGTTTTAATTGGTTATGAGGGGATGAATCAAGTCTTGCGTCAACGAGAATCGCTACACGTCAAACAGCCAGAAAGCGATATTGAATGGGTAGTCCTGCCTGAAACCACAGATGAAGGGTTTGTCCCCTTGAGTGGTTGGCAACAGCAGCGACACTGGAATGGGTCGATGAACCGCGTTCCTCAAGACTTTTTCCAACGAGTTTGGCGGTTAATGAAACACTCTAAAGGCGTGATTATTGGCGATAAATTAGAACGTCGCAATCGTTTGGATAGCGAGTTAATTCTAGCAGAAATGACATCGGGAGAGAAAAATTTTGCCCTGCGAGTCGAGCATTTACTCAATAAAATTGAAGCTCCAGAATATCGACAAGTTAATATTGAAACGCTCATGGAATTAGCAGCAATTTGCGATCGCAATCCCAATTTACAAATAGAAGAATACATCGTCTTAGATGTATTAATCGGTCATGCCGTGCGTTTAGCCTGGTTAGAACGTTTTCCTGAAAAAGCAGACCGTTACGATGAATTTAAAGCATCTGCATGGCGTGCTTTTTACAATTCCTCACCCAGAGAATGCGCTAGTGCTGTCGTGAAGGCATTCCGATTCTTATCAGAATTTGGGCAATCTCAAGCAGCATAG
- a CDS encoding sucrose-phosphate phosphatase produces MEFLFVTDLDNTLVGDDRALSELNQKLSHHRHVHGTKIVYATGRSPILYQELQQEKNLISPDALVASVGTEIYLDGIDNPYTVWSEQLDIGWDRAKILAIAAHFADLTLQADSEQRPYKVSFHLARTVAAELLPQLDSTLKQQGLEVKLIYSTGTDLDILPLRGDKGLAVKFLRSTWQVSSEKTVVCGDSGNDISMFATRETKGIIVGNASSELLEWHEANPGGDRYLAQAPCAGGILEGLGHFGFLG; encoded by the coding sequence GTGGAATTTCTGTTCGTAACCGACTTAGATAACACCCTCGTAGGTGACGATCGCGCCTTATCAGAACTGAACCAAAAACTCAGTCACCATCGCCACGTACACGGCACGAAGATTGTCTACGCAACAGGGCGATCGCCCATACTATATCAAGAATTGCAACAGGAAAAAAATTTGATCTCCCCCGATGCGTTGGTTGCGTCAGTGGGGACGGAAATCTATCTTGACGGAATTGATAACCCTTATACTGTTTGGTCGGAACAACTCGATATAGGCTGGGATCGCGCTAAAATTTTAGCGATCGCCGCTCATTTTGCCGATCTGACGCTGCAAGCAGATTCTGAACAGCGTCCCTATAAAGTCAGCTTTCACCTAGCTCGAACTGTAGCAGCAGAACTATTACCTCAATTGGATTCTACCTTGAAACAGCAAGGCTTAGAAGTCAAATTAATCTACAGTACCGGAACCGATTTAGATATTCTGCCCTTACGCGGTGATAAAGGCTTGGCAGTCAAGTTTTTACGTTCAACTTGGCAAGTTTCCTCAGAAAAAACAGTCGTGTGCGGCGACTCTGGTAATGATATTTCCATGTTCGCCACCAGGGAAACCAAAGGAATTATCGTCGGTAATGCCAGTTCTGAATTACTAGAATGGCACGAAGCCAATCCAGGTGGCGATCGCTACTTAGCCCAAGCCCCCTGTGCAGGTGGTATCCTAGAGGGCTTAGGTCATTTCGGTTTTTTGGGATGA